Proteins from a single region of Cryptococcus neoformans var. grubii H99 chromosome 5, complete sequence:
- a CDS encoding aflatoxin efflux pump AFLT: MALSENSAMVSPTTTISVDGDREKRFSVEEDPLPTASAAIPLSAVAHTPGDQSSVQGTGGKTPPKGHSGVTAPLEIPKWRFMAIFGSLMISVFLFALDQLIVATAIPKITAEFNSLTQLSWLTSGFFLTLLSFNLLYSQLMNIFPSKHVIIFAVFIFEMGSLACGVAPNMNILIFGRALAGAGAAGIFSGGMVIIAELTPLHSRAQYFALFGVCFAIASVVGPLIGGAFSDHVSWRWCFYINLPLGGVAIGCLLFFQPSRPPLGRESSYKGYSKAMLKQLLMCDWVGVVLSMAWAVCFILGTQWGGVTRSWDSASVIVTLVFAGVLPIAFCLYEYFVKESISYFRIRLFKRRTVAGAAIVSFCVFGIFMILVYYLSLTFQAVHGTSATSAGVKLLPLILVQVFVLILTSRIIPKIGRFKPVICVGPVFLAIASGLFYSTDYSTPIANLYGYQVILAVGIGCCLQNVMVAVQHDLKKEPWLISLGTGLVVFTGFAGRIVALSMSGSVFENMIQRHLKAMVPGISEEIISAVVNDATAVWTSVPEDLRVPVLRAYTKTLSQVFIIGLPLSIIALVGALAMKNDKMATKEEEEKGIADAKAAQQAKKDEETGVSGVNEQGEEGARGSAEGEPRA; the protein is encoded by the exons ATGGCGCTCTCAGAAAATTCCGCGATGGTATCCCCAACGACTACAATCAGCGTAGACGGTGACCGCGAAAAGAGGTTTagtgtggaagaagatcctCTGCCAACCGCCAGTGCCGCCATTCCTCTGTCCGCCGTGGCTCATACACCAGGTGATCAGTCAAGTGTCCAAGGAACTGGAGGCAAGACTCCTCCAAAGGGCCATTCTGGTGTTACTGCTCCATTAGAGATCCCCAAATGGAGGTTTATGGCTATCTTTGGAAGTCTTATGATTTCCGTCTTTTTGTTTGCATTAG ATCAACTTATCGTCGCTACTGCCATTCCCAAAATTACTGCCGAGTTCAATTCTCTTACCCAACTGTCATGGCTCACCTCTGGATTCTT CCTCACACTCTTATCATTCAATCTGCTCTATTCTCAACTGATGAACATCTTTCCCTCTAAGCacgtcatcatctttgcTGTGTTTATCTTTGAAATGGGTTCATTGGCCTGTGGTGTCGCTCCGAACATGAACATTTTGATCTTTGGTCGAGCTTTGGCAGGTGCCGGTGCGGCAGGTATCTTTAGTGGCGGTATGGTCATTATCGCTGAATTGACGCCTTTGCACTCGAGGGCTCAGTATTTTGCTCTGTTCGGTGTCTG tTTTGCCATCGCTTCAGTCGTTGGTCCTCTTATCGGCGGTGCCTTTTCGGACCATGTCAGTTGGCGATGGTGTTTCTATATCAACCTGCCTCTAGGTGGCGTCGCCATCGGctgtctcctcttcttccagcccAGCAGACCCCCTCTTGGTCGTGAAAGTTCTTACAAGGGCTACTCCAAAGCCATGCTCAAGCAATTGCTCATGTGTGACTGGGTTGGTGTCGTGCTTTCCATGGCTTGGGCTGTTTGTTTCATCCTTGGTACTCAATGGGGTGGCGTCACCAGGAGCTGGGATTCCGCGTCTGTTATCGTTACTTTAGTGTTTGCTGGTGTTCTCCCCATCGCGTTCTGTCTCTACGAGTATTTCGTCAAAGAAAGCATCTCCTACTTTAGGATCAGGTTGTTTAAGCGAAGGACTGTTGC TGGTGCGGCCATTGTCTCCTTTTGTGTCTTTGGTATCTTCATGATCCTCGTTTACTACCTCTC ACTCACTTTCCAAGCCGTTCATGGAACTTCTGCCACTTCTGCCGGTGTCAaacttcttcccctcaTTCTCGTCCAAGTCTTTGTCCTTATCCTCACTTCGCGAATTATCCCTAAAATCGGCCGATTCAAGCCCGTCATTTGCGTCGGCCCCGTCTTCCTCGCAATCGCTTCCGGTCTTTTCTACAGTACCGACTATTCTACTCCTATCGCCAACTTATATGGCTACCAGGTAATCCTCGCAGTCGGGATTGGATGTTGCTTGCAGAATGTCATGGTTGCTGTTCAACACGatctgaagaaggagcCTTGGTTGATCTCTCTTGGTACCGGTTTGGTCGTGTTCA CTGGATTCGCCGGTCGAATTGTTGCCCTCTCCATGTCCGGTAGCGTATTCGAAAACATGATCCAGCGCCACCTCAAAGCCATGGTCCCCGGTATAAGCGAAGAAATCATTTCCGCCGTCGTCAACGATGCCACCGCCGTCTGGACTTCTGTTCCCGAAGACCTCCGCGTGCCTGTGTTGAGAGCATACACCAAGACCCTCTCCCAGGTGTTCATTATCGGCTTGCCCTTGTCTATCATCGCGCTTGTCGGTGCGCTCGCGATGAAGAACGATAAGATGGCgacaaaagaagaggaagagaagggtaTTGCCGATGCAAAGGCTGCTCAAcaggcaaagaaggatgaagaaacaGGGGTGAGTGGTGTGAATGAACAGGGTGAGGAAGGCGCAAGAGGTAGTGCAGAGGGTGAACCGAGGGCCTAA
- a CDS encoding nucleolar pre-ribosomal-associated protein 1, variant, with translation MAPKRKWQEGQEDSLPTIVRAKPGTKAFASGKSVKDALATGSPQAFVSFRQQIVTPPSELPLSINHPTVVILQHYLDISPACDEIFRAWQVGEQTKSEQQVHAAVELLSEIIQVLTPVPFFRSIVIGLVNKVISPSEPYHDHINHLIQSGKRDDVYHGLLLAAVSMSVDSPSTSSTSGRLGMKLWNTLVEGGAVRGFGKQMGMRRRNKEGMVGYGDRDPLDKPDIRHLILRIILPLFPSPSFQPHAKTILPPLYSNLAADPPITVLRILTALWAAISSPSFGLNRRVSLILFQERSIEALWGQLGRDDVEEKSGKKVGELVRAFLEGITATPGKGVCFPDEGWYPRQMDDSKEGDNKVGNGGDTWRKGLHNRILGNVVRKVGNKVVDDEGIVGEWMIEVFRACPELVSGYWAHSALSLEPRLNARWMATMSYVGRIISLPVPPLQTFRQTAPAGTDPSLSPFRTEPPQASTIVESVLPAPFTKAHLMKGLQHAEGIVQHMTAITLSRALAKLGQVQELFSFIETELYPNGQPDNPWARRQRELEMEVRKRLPELAVIVAFAQKSAQLAPAEPDPDSEEDRALVTKSAMLTELALRIFSLCNRILPSMASELKFDVGRLLVSSSSAKQEKKEKQQAREGSVIGDDAQSVKSIGTVGSKGTIGMRGGFGQSRGEVEGFEALSQVHVLELLGEVRDWHWSNKAAGSQYTYVYHILLLHLSTPQSVTYSKTTALLSHLLLPTLLFEHDPQELPIWLGAMPKRVREAGPMLFAQQIQLLAFLDDCFRRCLKTPYRYIEDTLALSPSSTPDLQSNSKEMVSPLMMAILEQFSAKLMGQLVSTEAACIIVNYLRRVILGLVGKQRELSWLLAVLNRLEDIVKGVKEAGQERKGLEECVQVIKGDFDVIMGKSEPAKGQDPSLPQLLDHREWSSSSFEYQALFIARPSTLSSLLFLIQRKDASILFHVNFLIHLNILQPSSTSAIKNQDSTQAVLTLFAKSLDNVEGASEWQDQIKRNVFGDFGSRKLFLSEDSHEFRDSLNILIRHLIFGKPTDEEIAQGFVEHCVELLGNDKKGKKLDQNLRVLAPWVRFLTPSQATQISQILFRHKNPVLSSHAFLLSDIITLTKSPAFAVKHLDKLGELGVVEAVIKLVDDAAKDRKSSDELASLKINRETIQLLLRLASNESISLLVRLIQASSSAAKVTFSVLQEGEALVNDRRLLPVVEALFVLGLDFGKASTIASVALETITSEQDEKVQGAAIEVLVRLAESASNEIVEILFTVQLSSFNSAFMRFVERLAHICKTKIELLESICHLIGLGLQYAVRLCSNLKDMNGESAAALKSLEQSIEVVDQDQLDLQIALVEPVITAVIQDRLEIAEAADLATLLAARVELKASFLRQQLQAIYASATYTRCTTSSCPSHIRLHFIRLLHRLFASSTYVSCQPPFIEPLILLYRGTTSEVDRRVLHMLQLFEGYRRISIASIMRYWNANGVLGIGGKSLDALASLDPQKVFATCQAYPLRRQLRGWGKIATDPEEGEGLYDPVFVMGLFVASMHEGMRGLDWVEVLRSNVLGLTVCGLSSRDKEVRSVASYALAKTMSLIETTGFFERAQLTYTLRLLRHALPTSTSRLPILSTLFFAYALRSLANPSHFFYPLSSRFLLQRSVFDSEDTPLLYGMLYANGEGWKRERNWMVRFLKEGVRSEADWRVIRRRKVWSLMATLFIESLDPVFRRSILQTMSNILLIPAAASSLVLRDGLFVWLDMQWTSISAYHASLPVSSKSGVRGQRAQAWEQEEKNLLLEIAERACEAIASAEKERIKEGKDLRGWAKQTETFLKTVLSDADGEKLEVASKILYSVSQIPVDTTITQLLPLFVDRLSSAGSVAPALPNIISCLFAAGLNVKPADVREKDDLAKALAEVRWRVERGEAGNYLKDWVRREKQLSELMT, from the exons ATGGCCCCAAAACGCAAGTGGCAGGAGGGTCAGGAAGATTCCCTGCCTACTATTGTAAGGGCCAAGCCGGGAACGAAGGCCTTTGCATCGGGGAAATCGGTCAAAGATGCCCTCGCGACCGGCTCTCCTCAAG cttttgtttctttcaGACAGCAGATTGTAACACCACCTTCCGAATTACCTTTATCCATCAACCACCCAACGGTGGTCATCCTGCAACATTACCTCGATATCTCCCCAGCTTGTGATGAGATCTTTCGAGCATGGCAAGTTGGAGAGCAG ACGAAGAGCGAACAGCAAGTTCATGCCGCTGTGGAACTGCTTTCTGAGATTATTCAAGTGTTGACACCAGTGCCTTTCTTCCGTTCAATTGTGATTGGCCTTGTCAATAAGgtcatctctccttctgaACCCTACCACGATCAT ATTAACCATCTCATCCAATCTGGCAAACGAGACGATGTGTACCACGGTCTTCTTTTGGCGGCTGTATCTATGTCTGTTgactctccttccacgTCTTCGACGTCGGGTAGACTCGGTATGAAGCTTTGGAATACTCTTGTGGAAGGAGGCGCCGTTAGAGGGTTTGGGAAGCAGATGGGCATGAGAAGACGAAACAAGGAGGGTATGGTCGGATATGGCGACCGAGATCCACTTGACAAACCAGATATTCGtcacctcatcctccggatcatcctccctctttttccttcaccttcattCCAGCCTCATGCCAAAACTATTCTCCCTCCGTTATACTCCAACCTTGCCGCCGACCCGCCTATAACTGTCCTCCGCATCTTGACAGCTCTTTGGGCAgcaatctcttccccttcattTGGATTAAACCGACGAGTTAGTTTAATTCTCTTCCAAGAAAGAAGCATTGAAGCCCTTTGGGGTCAAttgggaagagatgatgtAGAAGAGAAAAGTGGTAAAAAAGTCGGCGAGTTGGTGCGCGCTTTCCTCGAAGGTATCACCGCTACCCCAGGAAAAGGTGTCTGCTTCCCTGATGAAGGGTGGTACCCTCGTCAAATGGATGACTCCAAGGAAGGCGATAATAAGGTcggaaatggaggagataCTTGGAGAAAGGGTTTGCATAACAGGATTCTAGGGAACGTAGTGCGAAAGGTGGGAAATAAGGtggttgatgatgaaggaatTGTGGGCGAGTGGATGATTGAAGTATTCAGGGCTTGTCCTGAGCTTGTGTCTGG ATACTGGGCACACTCTGCATTGTCTCTCGAACCTCGTCTCAACGCTCGATGGATGGCGACAATGTCTTACGTCGGTCGTATCATTTCCCTCCCcgtccctcctcttcaaaccTTCCGACAAACCGCTCCTGCGGGTACCGAtccctccctttccccaTTCCGAACTGAACCTCCCCAGGCGTCAACGATCGTCGAAAGCGTCTTACCTGCACCCTTCACGAAAGCTCACTTGATGAAAGGTCTTCAACATGCCGAAGGGATAGTCCAACATATGACTGCTATCACCCTCTCTCGTGCTCTTGCGAAACTTGGCCAAGTCCAAGAACTCTTTTCGTTCATTGAAACAGAACTCTATCCTAACGGGCAACCCGATAACCCATGGGCAAGAAGGCAGAGAGAGCTTGAAATGGAAGTAAGGAAACGTTTACCGGAACTGGCAGTCATCGTTGCATTTGCACAAAAGTCTGCACAACTTGCACCTGCAGAGCCGGACCCTGATAGCGAAGAAGATCGAGCTCTTGTAACAAAGTCGGCAATGCTTACTGAGCTGGCCCTTCGTATCTTTTCTTTGTGCAACAGAATTCTCCCATCGATGGCTTCTGAGCTCAAGTTTGATGTCGGTCGTCTCCTTGTCTCGTCTTCGAGTGCAaaacaggagaagaaggagaaacagcaggcgagagaaggaagcgtTATTGGAGATGACGCGCAAAGTGTAAAATCCATTGGTACTGTGGGCAGTAAAGGGACTATTGGTATGCGAGGAGGCTTCGGTCAATCAAgaggagaggtggagggcTTTGAAGCTCTTAGTCAAGTCCACGTGCTTGAGTTGCTAGGCGAGGTCAGAGATTGGCATTGGAGCAATAAAGCTG CTGGATCTCAATACACTTACGTCTaccacatcctccttcttcacctttccACCCCTCAATCGGTGACCTACTCCAAAACGActgctcttctctcccaccttTTATTACCCACCCTCTTGTTCGAACATGACCCTCAGGAGCTCCCCATTTGGCTGGGCGCGATGCCTAAGAGGGTCAGAGAAGCTGGGCCTATGCTGTTCGCTCAGCAGATTCAGCTTTTGGCTTTCTTGGATGATTGTTTCAGGAGATGTTTGAAGACGCCTTACCGATATATTGAAGACACCCTCGctctctccccttcttcaacccctGATCTTCAAAGCAACTCTAAGGAGATGGTTAGCCCCCTCATGATGGCCATCCTTGAGCAGTTCTCTGCAAAGCTTATGGGTCAGCTCGTTTCCACGGAAGCTGCCTGCATCATTGTCAACTACCTCCGTCGAGTGATTCTAGGTTTGGTGGGCAAGCAACGAGAATTAAGTTGGTTGTTGGCTGTGTTGAACAGGCTAGAAGATATTGTGAAGGGGGTGAAGGAGGCCGGACAGGAGAGGAAAGGTTTGGAGGAATGCGTTCAAGTGATAAAAGGAGATTTCGATGTGATCATGGGCAAATCCGAACCTGCCAAGG GGCAAgatccttctcttcctcaactcctTGACCACCGTGAATggtcgtcgtcttctttcgAGTACCAAGCACTTTTCATCGCTCGACCGTCAACATTGTCATCCTTACTTTTCCTTATTCAAAGAAAAGATgcttccatcctttttcATGTCAATTTTCTCATTCATCTCAACATTCTCCAGCCGTCGTCTACTTCTGCCATCAAAAACCAAGATAGTACCCAAGCCGTGCTGACTCTCTTCGCCAAGTCTTTGGACAACGTGGAAGGTGCAAGCGAATGGCAAGATCAGATCAAGCGGAATGTGTTTGGTGACTTCGGTTCAAGAAAGTTATTCCTTAGCGAAGATAGTCATGAGTTTAGAGATA GCTTGAACATTCTGATCAGGCATTTGATCTTTGGAAAGCCGACAGACGAGGAGATCGCTCAAGGGTTTGTCGAACATTGTGTAGAACTGCTCGGCAATGAcaagaaagggaagaagctaGATCAA AATCTCAGAGTATTGGCTCCCTGGGTCCGATTTCTTACCCCTTCTCAAGCAACTCAAATATCCcaaatcctcttccgccacAAGAACCCtgttctttcttctcatgcTTTTCTGCTCTCGGATATCATTACATTAACCAAGTCACCTGCATTTGCTGTTAAGCATTTGGACAAATTGGGAGAATTGGGAGTCGTAGAAGCAGTAATCAAACTCGTGGACGACGCCGCAAAGGATAGGAAATCTAGCGACGAGCTGGCCAGCCTCAAAATCAACCGCGAAACAATCCAACTGCTTCTCAGACTTGCCAGCAACGAATCCATCTCCTTACTGGTCAGATTGATCCAGGCCAGTTCTTCTGCGGCCAAGGTGACATTTTCTGTCTTGCAAGAGGGCGAAGCCTTAGTAAATGACAGAAGACTATTGCCGGTGGTTGAGGCTCTTTTTGTCCTAGGGCTTGATTTCGGGAAGGCTAGTACCATTGCTAGTGTCGCTTTGGAGACGATCACTTCCGAGCAGGACGAGAAGGTCCAGGGCGCAGCAATCGAGGTATTGGTCCGCTTGGCTGAATCTGCATCCAACGAGATCGTTGAGATTCTCTTTACGGTTCAGTTGTCCTCTTTCAACTCTGCCTTCATGCGATTCGTGGAACGTCTTGCTCATATATGCAAAACGAAAATCGAGCTGCTGGAAAGCATTTGTCATTTGATTGGTTTGGGATTGCAATATGCTGTCAGACTCTGTTCTAATCTGAAAGACATGAATGGGGAAAGTGCCGCTGCTTTGAAGAGTCTCG AACAATCAATCGAAGTTGTTGACCAAGATCAACTCGATCTACAAATTGCGTTGGTCGAACCTGTCATCACTGCTGTTATTCAAGACAGGTTAGAAATTGCAGAAGCTGCCGATCTTGCCACGCTTCTTGCTGCTCGTGTCGAATTAAAG GCAAGTTTCCTTCGACAACAACTCCAAGCCATCTACGCTTCCGCCACGTACACTCGCTGCACCACCAGCTCTTGCCCGTCCCATATCCGTCTCCACTTTATTCGTCTCCTCCATAGACTTTTTGCCTCATCGACCTACGTGTCTTGTCAGCCTCCATTTATCGAACCTCTGATTTTATTGTATCGAGGCACGACTTCTGAAGTGGATAGGCGAGTGTTGCACATGCTGCAATTGTTCGAAGGCTACAGAAGAATTTCGATTGCCAGCATTATGAGGTATTGGAACGCGAATGGAGTCCTTGGTATCGGAGGCAAGTCCCTGGATGCCTTGGCAAGTTTGGACCCTCAAAAGGTGTTTGCAACCTGTCAAGCATACCCTCTTCGTCGACAGCTTCGTGGATGGGGCAAGATCGCAACTGACCCcgaggaaggcgagggaTTGTATGATCCTGTTTTTGTCATGGGTCTCTTCGTCGCTTCTATGCATGAAGGCATGAGAGGCTTGGACTGGGTCGAAGTATTGAGGAGCAATGTTCTAGGTTTGACGGTTTGCGGACTGTCGTCTAGGGACAAAGAAGTGAGGAGTGTAGCCTCATATGCTTTGGCAAAAACGATGAGTCTCATTGAA ACCACCGGGTTTTTTGAACGAGCGCAGCTCACTTATACCCTTCGACTTCTTCGACATGCTCTTCCTACGTCGACATCTCGTCTACCAATACTCTCTACACTCTTTTTCGCCTACGCGCTTCGCTCTCTTGCGAATCCTTCTCATTTCTTCTATCCCCTGTCTTCTCGTTTCCTGTTACAAAGATCTGTCTTCGACAGCGAAGACACCCCATTGCTTTATGGAATGCTCTATGCCAATGGAGAagggtggaagagggaaaggaatTGGATGGTTAGATTCTTGAAGGAGGGCGTCAGAAGTGAAGCA GATTGGAGAGTcatcagaagaagaaaagtgTGGTCGTTGATGGCTACTTTGTTCATTGAATCACTTGATCCTGTTTTCCGTCGGTCAATTCTACAG ACCATGTCGAATATTCTTCTCATCCCTGCTGCCGCCTCATCGCTCGTTCTCCGTGACGGTCTCTTTGTTTGGTTGGACATGCAGTGGACCTCAATCTCCGCATACCACGCTTCACTTCCTGTATCCTCCAAATCTGGTGTTAGAGGCCAACGTGCGCAAGCTtgggagcaggaggagaagaattTGCTGTTGGAAATCGCAGAAAGGGCGTGCGAGGCCATTGCTTCGGCTGAAAAGGAGCGAATAAAAGAGGGCAAGGATCTGAGAGGCTGGGCGAAGCAGACGGAGACATTCTTGAAAACTGTCTTAAGTG ATGCAGACGGCGAGAAACTGGAGGTTGCATCGAAAATTCTTTACAGTGTATCCCAAATCCCTGTTGATACCACCATTACTCAACTTTTGCCGCTCTTTGTGGACAGATTGTCGTCAGCCGGATCTGTGGCGCCGGCGCTCCCAAATATTATCTCTTGCCTCTTCGCTGCCGGCCTGAATGTCAAGCCAGCTGATGTTCGTGAGAAAGATGATCTGGCGAAGGCATTGGCCGAGGTGAGATGGCGCGTCGAGCGGGGCGAGGCGGGTAATTATTTGAAAGATTGGGTTCGAAGAGAGAAACAGTTGTCCGAACTAATGACATAA
- a CDS encoding MFS transporter: MHGRPLCLSFVQLHITFSTIYTMNVRETRSTSASPPPMTRSPITQNEPQQDTVDFATETANEGEYKRVESEQTLCDKSGAVSPKTEKFFSYHQKSSGDMREHRIKEDTGPQSLDEYEQEQPSNTEHGRQASSGIFHCRLSRPQGDDIELGPEPERKAVQWIDGQSSFVRFCFITCCCTTQLIVQGQLGMVMIPLHYIGDYLGTTDNGQLNWMVASYGLTVGMFLVASGRLGDLYGPKLIWALGYIVLISANIGTGFCKSPIPFDICRALSGVGSAMCLPNALAILGRTYPPGKVRNVTFAILGALAPAGWCMSGGVASLFAQFVDVRWIWWFVAIFIAVFLAIGLYILPPDQNLPPRSERHFDILGAILLALGLGLFNFCWNQASVVGWEAVYVYVLLIISIITFVAFFLWERRIGRKALVPLEVLTRKNLLVYLSLWLGWMSFGTFLLYTTLFIHDIRGYTLPLTMTAQTSPFVFGGVTAALSVPFLIHRLPGHVIFFIAMCAFMIGNILAATAPMDGTYWGNTFFSILIGVFGPDLSFATGQLIVSNSVDVEFQGIAAGLVSMITNYSNSIGLGLTGTVERYVRGPENLSQSDLLYGYRVSFYFGTALAAMAVIVVGLFVRMPTEGKRLDNERKKAEH; this comes from the exons ATGCATGGCAGACCCCTTTGCCTCTCATTTGTGCAGTTACATATTACTTTTTCCACTATCTACACGATGAACGTACGCGAGACGAGATCAACATCAGCTTCCCCACCCCCAATGACTCGATCGCCGATCACTCAAAACGAACCACAGCAAGACACAGTTGATTTTGCGACAGAAACTGCAAATGAGGGCGAATACAAGCGGGTTGAATCTGAGCAGACGCTGTGCGATAAGTCGGGGGCAGTTTCACCGAAAACGGAAAAGTTCTTTTCGTACCATCAGAAATCTTCAGGAGATATGAGAGAGCATAGGATCAAGGAGGATACCGGCCCCCAGTCTCTGGATGAGTATGAACAGGAGCAGCCGTCAAACACAGAACATGGCAGGCAGGCATCTTCGGGCATCTTTCACTGTCGACTGTCTCGGCCTCAAGGGGACGATATCGAATTGGGTCCTGAACCGGAAAGAAAGGCTGTTCAATGGATCGACGGCCAATCCTCATTTGTCAGATTCTGCTTCATCACCTGTTGCTGCACTACCCAATTGATTGTCCAGGGACAGCTGGGAATGGTTATGATTCCGCTTCATTATATTGGTGACTATCTAGGGACGACTGACAATGGCCAGTTGAATTGGATGGTTGCGAGCTATGG ATTGACTGTGGGAATGTTCCTTGTTGCTTCTGGTAGACTAGGTGATTTATA TGGCCCGAAACTCATATGGGCGCTTGGTTACATCGTCCTGATATCCGCAAACATTGGCACGGGCTTCTGCAAGAGCCCCATCCCATTTGATATCTGTCGAGCTCTGTCAGGTGTTGGCTCTGCCATGTGCT TACCCAATGCTCTCGCGATCCTGGGGAGGACCTACCCTCCTGGCAAAGTCCGCAACGTTACTTTTGCTATCCTCGGTGCACTTGCACCTGCAGGTTGGTGTATGTCCGGCGGTGTGGCTTCTCTGTTTGCACAATTTGTCGACGTGCGGTGGATATGGTGGTTTGT TGCGATATTCATAGCCGTTTTCCTCGCCATCGGGCTGtacattcttcctcctgacCAAAACCTCCCCCCTCGGTCTGAACGTCACTTTGACATACTCGGTGCGATACTCCTCGCGCTTGGACTGGGGTTATTTAACTTCTGCTGGAATCAAGCTTCGGTGGTTGGCTGGGAAGCTGTGTATGTGTATGTGTTGCTGATTATATCAATCATCACTTTCGTCGCGTTCTTTTTATGGGAGAGGCGCATAGGGAGAAAAGCCCTGGTTCCGCTTGAGGTTCTGACCAGGAAGAATCTCTTGGTATATCTCTCGTTATGGCTGGGCTGGATGAGCTTTGGTACTTTTCTGTTGTATACTACTTTGTT CATCCATGACATCCGGGGCTATACCCTACCCTTGACAATGACGGCCCAAACGTCCCCGTTTGTCTTTGGGGGTGTAACAGCAGCTTTGTCCGTGcctttcctcatccatcgTCTGCCCGGGCATGTCATATTTTTTATCGCTATGTGTGCCTTCATGATCGGTAATATCCTCGCCGCGACAGCTCCTATGGACGGTACTTATTGGGGAAATACTTTCTTCAGTATCCTTATAGGAGTATTTGGCCCTG ATTTAAGCTTCGCGACTGGTCAGCTGATCGTCAGTAACTCGGTTGACGTCGAATTTCAAGGGATCGCAGCAGGTCTAGTCAGTATGATTACCAACTACTC TAATTCGATAGGACTTGGACTGACTGGGACTGTTGAACGCTATGTTCGCGGTCCCGAAAACCTTTCCCAATCAGATTTGTTGTATGGCTATCGAGTATCATTCTACTTTGGGACAGCATTGGCGGCGATGGCTGTTATTGTTGTTGGGCTTTTTGTTAGGATGCCCACTGAAGGCAAGCGTTTAGATAatgagagaaagaaggccGAGCACTGA